DNA sequence from the Halobacterium sp. DL1 genome:
GGCACGAGTCTACCATCGGTACGAACTCTTCATCCGCCGTGGTGGCCCGGACGAATTCGCCACACGACCGGCACATCAGCATTTCCATCAGGGGTCCACTGTCGCTCGGAGATACTGGGTCCACTCCTCGGCGACGACCGCCGAGGGAGCACCCCAATACCGGCTGGTCTGGGTGCGAGCGTCGTAGTCGATGAGGCCCAGGTCCGCTAACTTCGGCAGGTCGGCGTGCCGAAGGTGCCCCCGAACGCGCTCCCGCTCGCTGTCAGCCTGATGCGTCGAAATGAACGTGGCGAGGTCGGCCAGGGACGCCATGTCCTCGTCCGTGGTTTCGAAGTACGCCAGCACCAGCCGCCGCCGCTCGCTCGCCAGGGCCGTGTGCAACCGACTCACGGTCGCCGCGTCAGCCTTCGTCGCGGAAAGGGGGGCGGTGGACATGCACGAGTGTAGTCCTCAATCCAGAATAGGAATCACTGTTGAACGCTCAACCCTTTTTTAAGACGGTGGGGCACGGATGGAGAGGTCACTCGAAGTCGGCGGCCGAGGACTGCAGAGTTTGTTCGAGGATTTTCTCGTTGCCGCGGCGCAGCCGGTTAGAGACGGCCTGCTCGGAAACCCCGAGTTCGGCGGCGAGGTCCGCGAGTGACGACTGGCGCGGCGACTCGAAGTAGCCCTGGTGGAGCGCCAGCACGAGTGCCTCCCGCTCGGGCTGCGTGAGGTCGAACCGGTGGCCGGTCGGGGTCTTCTCGGTGAGCGTGTACGACCGCTCGATGTGGAGGGTGATATTCTCCTCCGTGCAGAAATTGTAGAACGTCGAGAGCGCATCGTGGTGTGGGAACCGCAGGCGGAACTGCCACTCGGAGTCGCCGTTACCCTCCAGGATGACGCCCCCGCTGGTGTTGATGATTTCCAGGAGGCTGAACGGCTCATCGGCCCACTCGACGCGGTAGAGCACCCAGTCGTCGGCACGGTCGAGGGCGTCGACAGTACCGATAGCAGGATTCTCCCGGACCCGTTGTTCGAACGTTGCGTGGTCGGCCCCGCGCACCCAGAGGAAGGGCATGACCGCATCGCTGGTCGGGACGAGCCGTTCGAGTTCGATGCGCATCCCCGGCGGGTCCGCCAGCACCTCCCCGAGCAGGAACTCCGTGGCAGGAATCGTGAACTCCACGATGACGCTCATACGAGGAATCGCTACGGCCGCCACGTATTAAGGCGATATGGCCAGCCCACTTCCCACGGCGCAGACACCCACGACGGAGACGGCTGGAGTGGAGACGGCAGGAGTCGCCCGTCCGCCCACGAGAACGAGGCCGATGAGGTGGGGTCGTGCTCTGTCACGCGCGGTGTGGTGCTGTGCAGACCACCAGCAGTATCGACCAGCGCCCTATTCGTCAGGCACGTCTATGGCCTCCGGGAGTTCACCATCCTCTGCGTATTGCTCGACTTGGTGGAGTGCCATGTCTCGAACCGACGAAATAGAGGTATCGTCCTGGAATAATTCCTCGAACTTCTCACACTCCGCTCGGAACGCTGCTCGTACAGTCGTTTCAGAGAACGTTTGGTGGTCTTCGAGAATGGAT
Encoded proteins:
- a CDS encoding bacterio-opsin activator, translating into MSVIVEFTIPATEFLLGEVLADPPGMRIELERLVPTSDAVMPFLWVRGADHATFEQRVRENPAIGTVDALDRADDWVLYRVEWADEPFSLLEIINTSGGVILEGNGDSEWQFRLRFPHHDALSTFYNFCTEENITLHIERSYTLTEKTPTGHRFDLTQPEREALVLALHQGYFESPRQSSLADLAAELGVSEQAVSNRLRRGNEKILEQTLQSSAADFE